A genomic segment from Spinacia oleracea cultivar Varoflay chromosome 3, BTI_SOV_V1, whole genome shotgun sequence encodes:
- the LOC110777740 gene encoding leucine-rich repeat receptor protein kinase HPCA1-like, which translates to MSPYKAHGSDGYGPIFFQHYCPIIGQDICKAIRDISVIEDLNITVDHFITLSRTWDEHALALVVPPSVVQVTKVVGLSSLKELWENVPPSWNAFRDPCGDHWEGIVCNNTRVISICLITLSSIGLKGKLSGDIQQLSELQTLDLSSNKELTGSLPEAIGRLSKLTNLILVGCNFIGKIPDSIGSLSNLIFLSLNSNSFSGPIPSSIGNLSKLYWLDLAENKLTGSLPVSNGTRPGLDMLHNCKHFHFGRNQLSGAIPPQLLHANMTVIHMLLDNNKLTGSIPSTIGLVNKMEVIRLDWNSFSGFVPSNITNLTRVTDLLFSNNQLTGPMPDLTEMSGLNYLDMSNNSFETSDVPSWFTTLSSLTTLIMEATQIQGDVPDTLFSLPQLQKVVLKKNRLSGILDIGDSRSSQLRVVDLQNNNISSYTQRPKNSDVQLILVGNPVCSDTVTTQRYCILPQQSNVSYSTPKNCAPVCDSNKVSSLSCHCGYPYTGILVFRAPKFSDLENVTYYKDLENTLMTSFKSYKIPVDSVSLSNINRAPSNYLEMTLQVFPLDHDRFNRTAISTVGFMLSNQTFKPPPDFGPFYFTANGYTTFAEQSVPGSRKILSMTAIIAIAVVGAAVLLVPLCIVTIICCRKKRSIKTVDPDNTFAASWMSPGSTTSTLPLAGSRVFPLEEIKKMTNYFSEANVIGSGTYGKVYRGTLTNGQLVAVKRAEQGSPQGDLEFKTEVELLSRVHHKNLVRLFGFCLEKGELILIYEYVPNGTLKESLSGKSGIRLDWRRRIKVGLGAARGLAYLHELASPPIIHRDIKSNNLLLDEHLNAKVSDFGLSKPLLDVGKGHITTEVKGTMGYLDPEYYMSQKLNEKSDVYSFGVLMLELVTGKAPIDRGRYIVREVRNAIDRTQDLYGLDEFLDPSIGLGSELKGFEKYVDFSLSCVEESGVDRPSMGEVVKQFEEILQMAGLNPYSDSTTSSGAFGHGNSRHLYGDESLYGYSGQLPR; encoded by the exons ATGTCACCTTATAAAGCCCATGGTTCGGATGGATATGGACCAATATTTTTCCAACATTACTGCCCAATTATTGGCCAAGATATATGCAAAGCCATTAGAG ATATTTCTGTTATAGAAGATTTGAATATTACAGTAGATCACTTCATTACTCTTTCGCGTACATGGGATGAACATGCTTTAGCTTTGGTGGTTCCTCCTTCAGTAGTTCAAGTCACCAAAG TTGTTGGACTATCGTCCCTGAAAGAACTCTGGGAGAATGTGCCACCATCATGGAATGCTTTTCGTGATCCTTGTGGAGATCACTGGGAAGGAATCGTCTGCAATAATACCCGTGTGATTTCTAT TTGTCTCATAACTTTATCAAGCATTGGACTGAAGGGAAAACTGTCAGGTGATATCCAGCAGTTATCTGAACTACAAACTCT GGACCTGTCCTCTAACAAGGAACTGACTGGCTCTCTTCCTGAAGCAATTGGGAGATTATCAAAGCTCACAAACCT GATCCTGGTTGGCTGCAATTTCATTGGCAAAATTCCAGACAGCATAGGATCTCTGTCAAATCTGATATTCTT ATCACTGAATTCTAATAGTTTCAGTGGGCCTATCCCGAGTTCAATTGGCAATCTTTCTAAGCTCTATTGGCTGGATCTAGCTGAAAACAAGCTTACTGGATCATTGCCTGTATCAAATGGGACTAGACCTGGTTTGGATATGTTGCACAATTGCAAGCACTT TCACTTTGGAAGAAATCAACTTTCTGGTGCGATTCCGCCTCAGCTACTCCATGCAAATATGACTGTTATTCATAT GCTTCTGGATAACAATAAACTTACAGGAAGCATCCCATCGACAATAGGTCTAGTGAATAAAATGGAGG TCATTCGACTGGATTGGAATTCGTTCAGTGGGTTTGTCCCTTCCAACATCACCAATCTTACTCGTGTAACTGATTT GCTTTTTTCTAACAACCAACTGACTGGCCCTATGCCTGACCTTACTGAAATGAGCGGTCTCAATTACTT GGACATGAGCAACAATAGTTTTGAAACCTCAGATGTTCCATCATGGTTCACCACCTTGTCATCTTTGACTACTCT AATAATGGAAGCGACTCAAATTCAAGGTGATGTTCCAGATACATTATTCAGCCTCCCTCAGTTACAAAAAGT GGTATTGAAGAAGAACAGGCTGAGTGGCATATTGGATATTGGTGATAGCCGCAGCTCACAACTTCGGGTTGTTGATCTGCAAAACAACAATATTTCATCTTACACTCAAAGACCCAAAAACAGTGATGTCCAACTAAT TCTGGTTGGAAATCCAGTTTGTTCAGACACCGTCACAACACAGAGATATTGCATTCTACCTCAACAGTCCAATGTCTCATATTCAACACCAAAAAACTGTGCTCCTGTATGTGATTCAAATAAAGTTTCCAGCCTTAGTTGTCACTGTGGCTATCCGTACACTGGGATTTTGGTATTTAGAGCCCCAAAATTTTCAGACTTGGAAAATGTAACTTACTATAAGGATTTAGAAAATACACTTATGACAAGCTTTAAATCCTATAAAATCCCTGTTGATTCGGTGTCTCTAAGTAATATAAACAGGGCTCCTTCTAATTATCTTGAAATGACCTTGCAAGTTTTCCCTCTTGACCACGATAGATTCAATAGGACCGCGATATCTACTGTAGGCTTTATGCTCAGCAACCAGACCTTTAAGCCGCCACCAGATTTTGGACCGTTCTATTTTACTGCTAATGGCTATACAACCTTTGCAG AACAATCTGTACCTGGATCGAGGAAGATATTAAGCATGACTGCCATCATTGCAATTGCTGTTGTAGGCGCTGCAGTTCTTCTAGTACCATTATGTATTGTAACTATCATTTGTTGCCGTAAGAAGAGATCTATCAAAACTGTGGATCCAGACAATACTTTCG CTGCATCTTGGATGTCTCCTGGAAGCACCACTAGCACATTGCCGCTGGCAGGATCAAGGGTATTTCCTCTTGAAGAGATAAAAAAGATGACCAATTATTTCTCAGAAGCCAATGTCATTGGGTCAGGGACCTATGGGAAG GTTTACAGAGGGACACTTACAAATGGCCAGCTAGTTGCTGTTAAAAGAGCAGAGCAAGGTTCACCACAGGGTGATCTTGAGTTCAAAACTGAAGTGGAGCTTCTATCAAGAGTTCATCATAAGAACCTTGTTAGACTGTTTGGTTTCTGTTTGGAGAAAGGAGAACTCATATTGATCTATGAGTATGTACCAAACGGCACCTTGAAAGAGAGTCTCTCAG GAAAATCCGGAATAAGGTTAGACTGGAGGAGAAGAATCAAGGTAGGGCTTGGTGCGGCAAGAGGTCTAGCATACTTGCATGAACTTGCCAGCCCACCAATTATACACAGGGACATCAAGTCGAACAACCTTCTCCTTGATGAACACTTAAATGCAAAAGTTTCTGACTTTGGTCTATCCAAGCCTCTGCTTGATGTTGGAAAGGGTCATATCACCACCGAAGTGAAGGGGACAATG GGATACTTGGATCCTGAATATTACATGAGTCAAAAATTGAATGAGAAAAGTGATGTTTACAGCTTTGGGGTGCTAATGCTGGAACTTGTTACAGGAAAGGCACCGATTGACAGAGGAAGATACATAGTGAGAGAAGTGAGGAATGCCATTGATAGAACACAAGACTTATATGGTCTTGATGAGTTTCTGGACCCAAGTATCGGACTTGGCTCCGAATTAAAGGGGTTCGAGAAGTATGTCGATTTTTCACTTAGCTGTGTGGAAGAATCAGGAGTAGATCGCCCTAGCATGGGAGAGGTCGTAAAACAGTTCGAAGAGATACTTCAAATGGCTGGTTTGAATCCCTATAGCGATTCAACCACCAGTTCCGGGGCATTTGGTCATGGAAATTCACGGCATCTATATGGGGATGAGTCCCTCTACGGTTATAGTGGACAACTCCCACGCTGA